A stretch of DNA from Candidatus Bathyarchaeia archaeon:
TCGTCGAGAAATTCGGCGGAAAACTTGAAACAATTTTGGCTTTACCCTTTGAAAAGGCAAGAGAAACGCTCATGGGGCTTCCGGGTGTCGGCCCAAAAACCGCCGATGTTCTTCTGCTTTTCTCGGCAAACAAGCCAACAATACCCGTGGACACACATGTTAACCGTGTTTCAAAGAGGCTTGGACTTGCACCCGCTGATGGGAATTATGAAAGTGTTCGCGAATCTCTTCAGCAATCTTATAAACCAGAAGACTATTTTGAAGTCCATATACTCCTAATTTTGTTGGGCAGAAAATACTGTAAAGCCAGAAAACCCCTTTGCAAGCTATGCCCAGTTAAGACGTTATGCCCTTCAAGAACCGAATAACTATAGTGGTTTGGCGCTTTCCTCTATTAGCGGAGGTGCAACTTCTTTCAGATTTTCGTCCAGCCTCACCCTTCCGAAAATGACTGTTGATATGCCACTAGAGACTGGTGTGAAGATTTTCACAACCTTTTTTCTGTAGTCGATTTCCCTTAAAATGCCTATTCCGAGAAACCTTCCCGCATCGTTGTATAGGGCTAGGAGCAAGCCCTTCTCATCGCCCTTAAATGTAACCACAACCCTCTTGCCAAGAATTTCTTCAGTGCGTTTTATGTTTTCAGGGTTTATCCATCGGTTTCTTCCAATAACCACGTATAGCTTGTCTTTCAACTCGACCATGTACAGAGGTTTCATTCCCAGCAAATCGTAAATCTCCCTTTCCCGTCTCCTGTCCATAAAGTTTTTGCCCGGGACCAAAATTTCTTCGCTTTCAATTTTAAGCCAGCTCATAGGTATGGATTGAACCTTTGAATTTTTCAGGTATTTTATGTAGCCCAGCTCTCGGAGGCTTCTGCGTTTATCTCTGCTTCTCTGTTTTATGGTTTGGGGGGAATCCATAACCACTGTTTTAAAGCCCTTAACAGCCTCCAAAAGCGGTCTCAGTTTTTCGTTCTGTTGTATGCAGTAGATTATGCTTGGATTGATTTTCTCTATAAGCTGAACCTTATAATTTACTGCGTCTTCCCCCTCCACCCAACCATCAGTATTCACAATGACAAAATCCGGGTTACTGCCTAAAATTTCACTTTTCAGCAATGTTAACCCGTAAATTACCTTTTCTATGGCTCTGCTAGGCGATGTTACACCTACGAAGAAGGCGTTTTTTGCCTCTAGGTTGAAGAGGTCTGTAACATGCCGCGACACAAAGGCATAAGCCAACGTGCATGGAGGCCCAATATCCGACTGTCCCAAATCGCCGTCGAGAATGGCTACCTTATGCTTTTCATTCAACAGCCTATTTACTAAGTATGTACAGAAACTTGTTTTTCCAGAATCCACTGTTCCCAAGACTAGGGCTGTTGCTGGTCTTATCTGGATGGTTGATAACTCCTCATAGGCTTTGTCCCATGAGGGGGGAATGGTGTTTCCCTCAACTTCTTCAACGTTTGCGTTCTCGCCAAGTGATACATTGAAAGTTGCTGGTTCTTTCACATAGAAGGGCATTCTTTTCCCGTCTCTTATTACGACTTTTTCCATGTTTCGTAGCGTGTAGCCGAAAACCTCAGCCTTTCCAGAAACCAGCGTAACAGACGCTGGTCCATCGACAAGCAAGGTTTTTCCAACCGCAACGTTTATGTCCATTACTTCTCTCTCCTAGCGTAAACTTGCCCGTTTCTTCTGGCAATTTTTATGGCTGAAACTATATCCCTTAAACCTCTCCTATGCTTTGAGTCGCTTATATAACGGTCTGTTCCGGCTTCGCCGACGCTTTCCAAAACTATGTTGGGAGGAAGTTTCCTATCAAGGGCTTTTAGAAGCCTCTCCTTATATTCAGGTATGCCATCGCCAACTTTAACAGCAATCATAGACGCCCTAATATCCTTGAGACTGTTTATTATGTTCTCTATCTCGTTCAACGTTTCATTTATGCCAAAACAGTTTCCGGTCCTAATAACTTTTCCATCAGCCAGAACAGCCAAGCCTAAAACTTCGCCTGGGTCAACGCCTATAACTATCTGCTCATAAGAGTCTTTTCCCTCAATGTGTTGCAGTGTCTGGTTCACCAAAGCTTGCATGTCCATCCCATCTTTATAAACAAGAATGTTTTCGTGGTTTATGTGGGGGCGTTCCTTTTCGGTTGTTATTACAACTTTTATCTCCAAGGGTATGGGCTCGTAGGGTGTCAAGCTTATGAAAGGGACGTTGGCTTTTTTCAACTCGTTAACTATTAGGTAGTAGGCTTTCCCTGAAACTGTTACAACCGCCACTTTAGCCTTCATACAACCTTCCTAGGTTTAGCCCTTTTTAACAACAAATTATTATTTCGAACCTTATATCTATTGATGTGCATGCCATTGCTACAGAAGATAACGACAAGCTGCAAAGTGCTTGACGAAGCCCTCGAAGGCGGCTTTCCCATAGGTGAGATCAGCCTAATATATGGAGAAGCGGAAACAGCAAAAACAACTTTGGCAATTCAATGTGCAGTGGGCTGCGCTAAACAAGGGTGCAAAACATTTTTTGTTGACTGTGATGGTACATTCTCCGCCAGAAGACTTTCACAAATAGCATCCGGAGACACTGAAAAAGTGGCGGAGCTCATAATTCTCGCAAGACCTAAAAGCTTTAAGGAACAAGCACTTGTCATAGACCAGCTAGCCAACTATATAACCAAAGGCTTCGGTCTCGTTGTCATAGACACCGCAACCTTCTTGTACCGAATGGAAGTGGCGGAAAATCCGGAAAAAACATTTGAGCTTAACCGTGAATTAAATAGGCAGATGGCTTTATTGGCACAAACTGCAAAAACGCAGAAAGTAGCAGTTCTAGTCCTAAGCCAAGTTAGAAGCGTTTTTGACGAAGCCTATGTGGATGTTGAACCCGTCGCCACAAGAGTGCTAAAGTTTTGGGCAAACACAATAATTGCAATGAAACCAACAGAAAATCCAAAAGTTGTTAGGATAACCATAGAGAAAAAGGGAAAAATGACTGAATCATTCTCATGTTGCTTAAAAATAAGTGAAAAGGGGCTGTGTGAGCTTCCCCAACAGCATGAAGGTTAAAAGATGAACACAATTGCAGAGTTGGTTGCCGAAGCCATAAAATTCATATTTCCAGCCTACTGCGCCAACGCTATTCCAGTGCTCGCCGGCGGAGGCTTACCCATCGACCTTGGAAGAAAATTTTTCGATGGAAAACCAATCTTCGGGAAAAACAAAACTTTCAGAGGCTTCATCTCTGGACTAATTATTGGAACGGCTGTTGGCTTCGCAGAAGCAGCAGTTTTCCAAGAATACAACAGCATAGGTTATTTTGGTTTCCTACTTTCACTGGGCGCCTTACTCGGCGATTTAGCAGGAGCCTTCATAAAAAGGAGATTAGGGATACCGCCGGGCGGACTTCTGCCAATAGTGGACCAGGTGGACTTTGTAGTGGGGGCTTTAATATTCGCTTTTCCGTTAAGGGTGTTATCCCTTGAGCTTATGTTGGCTGTACTTATTATAACGCCGCCACTGCACATGGCAACAAACTTTGCAGCCTACAAGCTTGGATTGAAAAGTAGCCCATGGTGAAAGGTGGCTATACGCCCTTCCAGTAGTGCAGCACAGCCTCTAACGAAATGTACGCCATAAATAATAGGATGGCGCCTATCATAAACGTCAAATAGGCTTGTCTCGGCTTGTAGGCATACTTTGTGCTTTGATAAATGAACAAGGCTCCGGCAACACCCATGGCGAACAGAATCATTGCTATGAGGCTGTCTGAAATCCACTGCTCAGACAACTGCGGATAAACGAAGAGGAAACGTCCGCCATAATAGACAGCTGGTAAGGGTTTCACAATAATTAGGTGCAATCCACCCCCGTATAGAAAAATGGCTACAGCCATGGCGATTACTGCAAGGGCGAAGGGTGAAGGCTTAGCTGAGGATATCTTTGTGTAAAGCTTCTGCAAGGAATAAGAAAGCGAAACTGCTGTTTTTCTGGCTTTACGTGCCACCTTTTTCCTCTCCAATTTTTATTAGGTGTTCTGCCACCTCTTTAGCCCATTCGCCAGTAAATGGATTCTTAACAATCTCACTTAAATACTCTTTCCAGGAAATCTCTAAGGCTTTCTTCCAAACATCATACTTCTTCACAATACTCTGGTAAGCTCTGGCGTGGAGTTCGCAATATCCATTTTCAACGGCTTCTCTACTGCATATTACGCATTTCAACCGCTCTCCTCTCCTCTTTCAATGGGCATTTTGGATTAAAACATAAGTTCCATGGGCGCCTACCCTTAATACGAACCTGAACTGTTGGCCAACCGCATCCGCGGCAGTTTCTTCCAAGGGGGCGAACAGTTCCCCTCTGTGGAAGTGGAAAGGCGGCGTTACACTGCTTCTTAAAGAAATTTGTGCATCCAATGAAGCGCTTTCCAGTTTTCCTCGAATAAAGTATCATAAGCATGCCGGACCCACAAAGTGGGCATGGCCCCACAATTCTCTCTTCAAGCCTCGCCCTCTTTATCGCGTTGCTCAACTGTTCGCCTATGGTTTTCTCCTTAGCCTTAAGCCCTTCAACGACAGGCTTTAGAATCTCAATGGCGTCCAATAGGACGTTTTCGCGTTTCTCCTCGCTGGCTTGAATCTTGTCCATCCTCTCTTCAAGCTTTCTCGTCAGCTCGATTGAAACAATCGGTGGACAGTGCCTTTTGAGGACTTCGAGAACCTCAAAGCCTAAATCCGTCACAACCATCCTTTCGTCTCGGACGTATTTTCGGTCATATAGGGTTTGTATTATGTCCGCGCGGGTTGCCTTCGTCCCAATGCCTGCCTCCTCCATCCTTTTGAGCAAACTGCCGGGATTGTACCGTGGAGGCGGCTTCGTGAACTTGTCTTCTAATATAATCCTTCTAACCTTAAGTTTTTGTCCTTCCATCAGTTTTGGCAGAAGAACCTCTTCAGATCTCACGTATGGCTCATAGAAGCGCAGCCAACCATCCTTTAATGTTTGTCTTCCCCTCAAAAAGAACCTTTGCCCATCAACATTTATGCAAACTTTTAGGCTTTGCCTTATAGCTGGCTCTTCAAAAACAGCCATAAACCTCCTAACAACGAGGTCCCATATTCGCCTTTCAGGCTCTTCCAGAACTCTTTCAGGAAGGTTTCCAGTAGGGTATATGGCTGGGTGTGCTGGATCCTCTTTTTTCCCCTCGTTGGGTTTAAGCTCCTTTTTGGCTAGGAGTTCTGCCGCAAGCTTTCTGTATTCGGGAACTCCGCTTAGGCTTTTGAGTATTGCCTCATAATTTATTGCTGGTGGGAGTTTTTGGCTGCTTGTTCTGGGATATGATATTAAGGCGTCCAAATACAAGCGTTGGGCGATGTCCAAAGTTCTTCGAGGCGTATAGCCAAATAGGCTGTAGGCTTCGCTTTGCAATGCACCAATGTCGAAGGGCGTTGGCGGCATCTGCTGAAACTGTTTAACCTCAATTTTTTCAACTACGCCGTCTTTCCCTTTACAAGCGTCTACTACCGCGTTAGCCTCTTTTTTAGTTTCAATTATTTCCTTCTCATGTTCAGCCTCGAAAATCTGCCCGTCTATTTCAATTTCAGCCCTAATCTGCCAGTAAGGCGTAGGCACAAAACTTCTTATCGCTTTTTCTCTGGCAACAAGAAACCTTAAGGTTGGACCCTGCACCCTTCCAGTGCTTAGTGTGGCGTATTTTCCGCTCCAATCTTTTGCGGCTATTGTTAAAGCTCTGGAAAGGTTGACGCCGTAAAGCCAGTCGATTTCGTGTCTTGTTCTTCCAGCCTCTATGAGGGCGAAGTCAAGCTTGGGCAACAGCTCCGCATAGGATTTTTCCAGCTCCTCTTTGGTCAGCGTAGAGTACTTCATTCTTTTTGCAATGCCTTCCTTGTTGCCGCATGCGTACTTCAGTATGCAGTAGCCGATTATGCTCCCCTCAATGTCGTAGTCGCATGCATCAATGTATGTGTCAGCATCCTTGGCAAGCTTAGAGATTGTTTCAAGCCAAACACGGATTTGTTTTGCACCCCTCTCCGCCATGTAACGAGGAACCCATCGGAAACTGAAAACCGGATAATAATTTCTCCCGCTTCTCTCCTCTGCAACAGTATACAAGTGCCCAATAGCCGGAACAACAATTATCTGCTTATCCCTCTCGGCTATGTAGTAGGGAACCCCATTCTCCTCCATTTTCTTGGGTTTACCCTTCAAGTCAAGAGCTGAAGCTATCCTCTGAGCGGCGTCCGGCTTCTCCGTAATAATGAATGCGTATTTTCCCATGCCAGCACAGACCATGCCTTAGGATGTTGAATGCTTCAAAGATAAACCTTCGTCAAAATTAAAAGTTTCTATCATCCGGCGCTAGTTCAAGGTGTTAAAGTTCAGCAACCGATAAATATGGCGTAGGCATTACACCCATTTTGTTAAGGAGATGAGGACTTGCCTCAAAGGGTTGTATGCCACCAGTGTGGCTACGTCTTATATGAGGGAAGCGAACTTAAGCCTCCGGACGAAATTTTACACAAACATAATGGGAAATGCCCCCAATGCGGCAGAAAACTCGCCATTATACCATTAAACGTTGAAGTAAAACCCATAAAATAACACCGTCCATTTAAGGAGGACCCAAAAGTGCGGAAAACCCAGCTCTACGAAATACATAAGAAAACAGCGAAAATGACCGAGTTCGCCGGATTCGAAATGCCCCTATGGTATAAGGGGATAACGGAAGAGCATTTATCAGTGCGAAACAGCGTTGGCGTTTTCGATGTTTCTCACATGGGGAGGGTGATTATAACCGGAAAGGACGCCGTAAGTTTCCTAAATTATGTTATAACCAACGACGTGACAGCGTTAACGCCGAACAGCGCCCTCTATTCAGTTATGTGCAACGAAAACGGCGGAATAATCGACGACTTCGTGGTAAGCCGCATCGAAGAGGAAAAGTTTCTGCTGGTCCCAAACGCCACAAACAGAGAAAAAGACTTCAACTGGCTAATTAAAAACGCTGAAGGATTCAACGTTAAAATCGAAGACGTTTCAGACAAAGCGGCAATGTTCGCCGTTCAAGGACCAAACGCTGAAAAAACCCTACAGAAAATCTGCACAGCAGATTTAAGCAAAATTGAAAGATTCAAATGCACAACAGCCAAGTTGGCAGGCGCAGATGTCTTCCTATCTAGGACTGGTTACACAGGCGAGGACGGCTTTGAAGTTTATCTGTGGAACGCGCCCCTAGACAAGCCAGAAAACGCCGTAAAAGTGTGGAACGCCATTCTAGAGGCTGGTAAGCCCTTCGGAATAGAACCTTGCGGCTTAGGTGCAAGAGACACATTGAGGCTTGAGGCTGGACTATGCCTATACGGAAATGACATAGACGAAGACACAACACCATTAGAGGCAAGACTAGGCTTCGTGGTAAAATTCCAAAAAGACAACTTCATAGGGAAAAACGCCCTTTTAAAGCAAAAGGAGGAAGGAGTCAAACGAAGACGAGTTGGGCTACAAATGATGGAACAGGGCGTACCAAGACAAGGCTTCAAAATATACAACGAAAAAGGCGAGAACATTGGGCATGTGACCAGCGGAACCTTTTCGCCACTGCTTAAATTTGGCATAGCAATGGCTTACATACAAGCACAGCAAGCCCAAGAGGGAAACATAGTAAACATTGAAATCCGCGGAAAAATGGCCAAAGCAAAGATTGTGCCATTCCCATTCTACGACACCGAAAGATACGGATACAAAAGACATCCGCATAAAACTATTTAACCAACCGTAAGGAAAATAAAATACCTTCATAACCTTTAATCAAGAGCTGGAACCACAAATGGGAACAAACCAAGCCTCCAAAAAAGAGCGAATAATCAACGCAATCAAAAGCCTTGGAAAACTTCGCCCAAAATTAAGCCACACATCAATAATGACTATCGCGGCTTTAACACTTATACTCTTCATAGCCTTCGCTATACGCTTATTTCCAATACGATGGGAAATAGACCCAACAACTGGAAAAACGAATCTATTGCTGTCAGAGTTTGACCCATACTTCCAATACCGCTTCACAGAAAAAATAGTCAAAGATGGCTTCATCTCATGGGCCATAGAAAACGAAGGAAAAGGATGGATAGACTATCAAAGATGGTATCCTCAAGGTTTTTACGTGGCCAAAGCCGCCTTTCCAGGGCTTCCAATGACAGCAGCCTTCCTCTACAAAATAGTTTCAATGCTCGGCATTGGCGTAGACCTAATGAGCTTCTGCTCGCTATTCCCAGCCATCATGGGAGCACTGGCATGCCTTGCCATGTACTTCCTTGGAAAAGACTTCGGCGGCAAACCAGTAGGCTTACTGGCTGCGCTATTCTTTGCTTTAGAACCATCCTACATACAACGGACATCAGTGGGCTTCTTTGACGATGAAACTATTGGCATAATCTCCCTCATACTTTTCGCCTTCCTATTCCTAAGGGCTATTGAGGAAAATAGGCACATCAGCTCAACCGTAAAATATGCCCTTGCCACTGGAGCAGTTTTAGGCTATTTCTGCGCCGGGTGGGGTGCAGCCTATTATCCTATAGGAGTCATAACCCTATTTACGTTCATTTTGCTGGTTATGAGGAGGTATACACGAAAACTTCTTCTTGTTTATGGCTTAACTTTTGGATTTGGTTTACTCATCGCTATAAATGTTCCAAAGCTTTCACCAAACTATCTATTAACAAGCGCTATCCTACCAGTTGCCGCCGTTTTTGGACTGCTCTGCCTAGCTGAAGTTATCACTAACATGAAGACAGCTAAATGGAAAGTTATATCTGTCATGGTTTTCTTAGCCCTCATTCTCGGCAGCATCATAGCACTCTGGTATACAGGCTACATGCAAGGCATAGCTGGAAAGTTCATTTCTGTTTTAAATCCGTTCACCCGTGAAGCTTCTCCCCTTGTTGAGTCTGTGGCTGAACATAGGATATCTGCATGGGGCTCCATATACTACGAGTTCGGCATCATAATAATCTTCTTCATTATCGGGTTATTCTTCATTTTAGGAAACTTAAACAACAGAAACGTATTCCTACTCGTTTTTGGTTTGACATCGCTTTATTTCGCATGTTCAATGGTGCGGCTGTTTGTGCTTATGGCTCCAGCCTTTAGCCTTTTGGCCGCCATTGGGATTAGCGGGCTTCTGAAACCTTTTGTGATGCTGCTGAAGGAGCCGCCGAGAATAAGTTTTAAAAAGAAATTTAAACCGGAACATGTTGGAAAGGAGTTCAGTGGCATAGCGGTGTTTTTGATATTCTTGATGTTAATGGTGAACTTGGCTTTTCCAATGCCAAGGGTTTACACGCAAGCTTACACGCCTACAACAATATCTGGAGGAAGCCTTTCTGTGTCGCCTCAGTATCTAAGCACGCCAGTAAGGGAGTGGATTGACATGTTATATTGGATGAGAACAAGATTAAGTCCAAACACCGTTGTGTGCAGCTGGTGGGATTATGGATACTGGATGACTGTTTTGGGTAATGTTACTTCACTAGCAGATAACGCCACAATAAATAGTACTCAAATAGAAAACATAGGTTTTATCTTTATGGCTAATGAGACACAAGCGATGAGGATGTTAAAACTTTACAACGCATCCTATATCCTTGTTTTCACAACCATTCGCGCTGACACAGGGGAATGGGTAAATGCTGGCGGCGATGAGGGCAAGTGGGTTTGGATGGCAGCCATATCAGGAAAGGCACGTGAACGCTTTATAGATAATGGCTTCGTTCCAGCAGATGAAATGTGGAATGAGAAACTTGATGATGTTAGAACAATATTTGGAAACTACACTCTTGGAACAAATTGGATAGACACCAACAAAAATGGTCAGCCAGAAAGCGGTGAACTACAACCGAACATTAGGGGACAAAACACGACAATTTATAAGTTGATGCGGTATGCGGTTGAAAGTTGGAAGCAAAAGCACGGTAAGGGCGGTTCAACAATTGAGCTGCTTTACTTTACACCAGAATATATTGCCGGGCTGGATAATGATGGAAGCAAGTATGGCGGCATCGTTCCGCTTGTTTGCCTCTACAAAATTAACTGGGAAAAATATTATAGCGAACATCCAAGCGGGTAAGGGAGAAAGCGTTTGTTTCCAAAGGTTCCGGATCAGCATAAGCCTGGCAAGCCCCTGGTTCCAACGGGTTTGGGCGTCATATACGTCGTTGTGAGTGCGGCTTACCTTTTCTTTCTGCACGCTTTTGAATTTGATGTTAAACTAAGTAGTGGCAATGTTTCTCCAACTTTGACTTTGGCTGTTTGTATATTGTTCGGGGGGTTTATGGGTTTGCTTGACGATTGGATAGATCTCCGATGGCGTTATAAGGCTTTCTTTCCTTTGGCAGCGGCAGTACCCCTAATGGCGGTGACGTACAGAATTTATGTTACAGACCCTACGCTGATACGTACACGGATAACGCTTCCATTATTAGGTACGCTTGATTTTGGCGTGTATTACTTCTTTGTTTTGATTCCATTGATTGTGACGGTGGTCACCAACACTGTTAACCAGTTAGGTGGGCTGAACGGTTTGGAAACCGTTTGCCCCGCCATTGCTTTGGTTGGGCTTATGATTGCGTCTGGAAGAAATGCCGTTTTGTTGACGTTGCCTTTGGCTGTTTGGCTTGTGCTTGCTTTTTTTAATTTTCAAGGAAAGATTTTTGTTGGTAATACTGGCTCGTTTGCTATTGGGATTACTTTGGCTGCTTTTGCAATAATTTCCGATGTGAAATGGTGTTTGTTGATTTCGCTTATTCCATACATAATTAATTCTTCCATGATTTTATTGAACTACTTCTTTTTCCGAACTAAAGCGAATGTTTCTTTTGATGGGAAGAGACTCCACTCAGACCATAGGAGAAGCCTAATAACGCTCATTACTTATAAGCGACCTATGACTGAGCGGCAAGTAGTTGCCGTTATAGCCTTTTTAGTTGCAGTTTCAACTTTTGCAGCTGTTGTTGCTCAACGCCTTTTGTTTTAGGGTGTGTGTAACAAAACGCTACACACAAAAGGCAAAAATTGGTTGAAGGTGAGGCTTAATCACGGAGGTTGTTAAGGAATAGCCGAATTCGGCGTATAGGCTTAATGTGAGGAATCAGCTATTTGCCCCACACTTCATGTTCCAAATGTTTCGGTTAAAGTGGATGTTACGAGTATTGTAGGTGCTAAGCTGGACATTAAAGGTGGGGCTGGGACCGTTAATTTTGATGTTAAGGCAAGGCTTGAAGAGAGGGAAAGGCGAAGTCAAATGGTTGTTGTTGGCTTTAACCTCCAACTGACAACGAAACCTAGCATTGTTAAATTTGAGGTTGAAGGAACTGCAACGCTTACAGGGAAGGATACGGAGATAAACAAGATGCTGGAGGTTGACCCTGAAACAAAGGTGCCCTATGTCTTTCAGAAGGTTTATCAACACACTTTTACAACCATGTATTTGCTCTCAACTATTCTGAATACGCCTCCGCCACCAATAGACCTTCTCCTTTTCAAAGGGGAAGAAGCGCCAGCTGGGGGAGTTGCCATTGAGCCTGAAGCAGCCGTAAAAGTTGAGGGAGAGGCCGAAGAAGCGGAAAAAGAGGGCTGACAAAAATAACACTTTTATAGTTGCTTTGTTGTTATGCTGTTTTGTTGGCGGGTGAGTGGGACCTCCCACCCGTTCCGCCATATAAACCCCGGTGTAGGGAGGTGAAAAATTGAAATTTGATAGTAAAGATTTGGCTTTGACGGTGGTTTTTGCGGCTTTGTATGCTGCTGGAGTGATTTTTCTGGCGCCCATAAGCTTTGGGATATATCAAGTGAGGGTTGCTGATGCGCTTTTGCCCTTATCGGTGGTTTTCGGTATGCCAGTTGCCCTCGGAACAGGGGTAGGATGTTTGGTTGCCAACGTTTACGGTGGACTGGGCATAATTGATGTTGTTGGCGGCAGTGTTGCAAATTTTGTTGCATGCGTTTTGGCTTGGCTTATCGGTGGAGAGAGTATTGTACGT
This window harbors:
- a CDS encoding CDP-2,3-bis-(O-geranylgeranyl)-sn-glycerol synthase is translated as MNTIAELVAEAIKFIFPAYCANAIPVLAGGGLPIDLGRKFFDGKPIFGKNKTFRGFISGLIIGTAVGFAEAAVFQEYNSIGYFGFLLSLGALLGDLAGAFIKRRLGIPPGGLLPIVDQVDFVVGALIFAFPLRVLSLELMLAVLIITPPLHMATNFAAYKLGLKSSPW
- a CDS encoding AAA family ATPase — encoded protein: MPLLQKITTSCKVLDEALEGGFPIGEISLIYGEAETAKTTLAIQCAVGCAKQGCKTFFVDCDGTFSARRLSQIASGDTEKVAELIILARPKSFKEQALVIDQLANYITKGFGLVVIDTATFLYRMEVAENPEKTFELNRELNRQMALLAQTAKTQKVAVLVLSQVRSVFDEAYVDVEPVATRVLKFWANTIIAMKPTENPKVVRITIEKKGKMTESFSCCLKISEKGLCELPQQHEG
- the gcvT gene encoding glycine cleavage system aminomethyltransferase GcvT — its product is MRKTQLYEIHKKTAKMTEFAGFEMPLWYKGITEEHLSVRNSVGVFDVSHMGRVIITGKDAVSFLNYVITNDVTALTPNSALYSVMCNENGGIIDDFVVSRIEEEKFLLVPNATNREKDFNWLIKNAEGFNVKIEDVSDKAAMFAVQGPNAEKTLQKICTADLSKIERFKCTTAKLAGADVFLSRTGYTGEDGFEVYLWNAPLDKPENAVKVWNAILEAGKPFGIEPCGLGARDTLRLEAGLCLYGNDIDEDTTPLEARLGFVVKFQKDNFIGKNALLKQKEEGVKRRRVGLQMMEQGVPRQGFKIYNEKGENIGHVTSGTFSPLLKFGIAMAYIQAQQAQEGNIVNIEIRGKMAKAKIVPFPFYDTERYGYKRHPHKTI
- a CDS encoding Clp1/GlmU family protein: MDINVAVGKTLLVDGPASVTLVSGKAEVFGYTLRNMEKVVIRDGKRMPFYVKEPATFNVSLGENANVEEVEGNTIPPSWDKAYEELSTIQIRPATALVLGTVDSGKTSFCTYLVNRLLNEKHKVAILDGDLGQSDIGPPCTLAYAFVSRHVTDLFNLEAKNAFFVGVTSPSRAIEKVIYGLTLLKSEILGSNPDFVIVNTDGWVEGEDAVNYKVQLIEKINPSIIYCIQQNEKLRPLLEAVKGFKTVVMDSPQTIKQRSRDKRRSLRELGYIKYLKNSKVQSIPMSWLKIESEEILVPGKNFMDRRREREIYDLLGMKPLYMVELKDKLYVVIGRNRWINPENIKRTEEILGKRVVVTFKGDEKGLLLALYNDAGRFLGIGILREIDYRKKVVKIFTPVSSGISTVIFGRVRLDENLKEVAPPLIEESAKPL
- the nth gene encoding endonuclease III, yielding MDKKRAEKILQILRENFTLPRWVSADHNPFETLIITIISQNTSDKNTEKAFAKLSEAFPITPEALANAEISEIEECLRVAGLYRNKARIINQVSKIIVEKFGGKLETILALPFEKARETLMGLPGVGPKTADVLLLFSANKPTIPVDTHVNRVSKRLGLAPADGNYESVRESLQQSYKPEDYFEVHILLILLGRKYCKARKPLCKLCPVKTLCPSRTE
- a CDS encoding QueT transporter family protein; the protein is MKFDSKDLALTVVFAALYAAGVIFLAPISFGIYQVRVADALLPLSVVFGMPVALGTGVGCLVANVYGGLGIIDVVGGSVANFVACVLAWLIGGESIVRRLAACFVETVTITIIVGGYLALIFNVPVEVGLFGIFIGSIVAINILGFAILEALNRSGMGKRYVRSG
- a CDS encoding STT3 domain-containing protein, giving the protein MGTNQASKKERIINAIKSLGKLRPKLSHTSIMTIAALTLILFIAFAIRLFPIRWEIDPTTGKTNLLLSEFDPYFQYRFTEKIVKDGFISWAIENEGKGWIDYQRWYPQGFYVAKAAFPGLPMTAAFLYKIVSMLGIGVDLMSFCSLFPAIMGALACLAMYFLGKDFGGKPVGLLAALFFALEPSYIQRTSVGFFDDETIGIISLILFAFLFLRAIEENRHISSTVKYALATGAVLGYFCAGWGAAYYPIGVITLFTFILLVMRRYTRKLLLVYGLTFGFGLLIAINVPKLSPNYLLTSAILPVAAVFGLLCLAEVITNMKTAKWKVISVMVFLALILGSIIALWYTGYMQGIAGKFISVLNPFTREASPLVESVAEHRISAWGSIYYEFGIIIIFFIIGLFFILGNLNNRNVFLLVFGLTSLYFACSMVRLFVLMAPAFSLLAAIGISGLLKPFVMLLKEPPRISFKKKFKPEHVGKEFSGIAVFLIFLMLMVNLAFPMPRVYTQAYTPTTISGGSLSVSPQYLSTPVREWIDMLYWMRTRLSPNTVVCSWWDYGYWMTVLGNVTSLADNATINSTQIENIGFIFMANETQAMRMLKLYNASYILVFTTIRADTGEWVNAGGDEGKWVWMAAISGKARERFIDNGFVPADEMWNEKLDDVRTIFGNYTLGTNWIDTNKNGQPESGELQPNIRGQNTTIYKLMRYAVESWKQKHGKGGSTIELLYFTPEYIAGLDNDGSKYGGIVPLVCLYKINWEKYYSEHPSG
- the topA gene encoding DNA topoisomerase I codes for the protein MVCAGMGKYAFIITEKPDAAQRIASALDLKGKPKKMEENGVPYYIAERDKQIIVVPAIGHLYTVAEERSGRNYYPVFSFRWVPRYMAERGAKQIRVWLETISKLAKDADTYIDACDYDIEGSIIGYCILKYACGNKEGIAKRMKYSTLTKEELEKSYAELLPKLDFALIEAGRTRHEIDWLYGVNLSRALTIAAKDWSGKYATLSTGRVQGPTLRFLVAREKAIRSFVPTPYWQIRAEIEIDGQIFEAEHEKEIIETKKEANAVVDACKGKDGVVEKIEVKQFQQMPPTPFDIGALQSEAYSLFGYTPRRTLDIAQRLYLDALISYPRTSSQKLPPAINYEAILKSLSGVPEYRKLAAELLAKKELKPNEGKKEDPAHPAIYPTGNLPERVLEEPERRIWDLVVRRFMAVFEEPAIRQSLKVCINVDGQRFFLRGRQTLKDGWLRFYEPYVRSEEVLLPKLMEGQKLKVRRIILEDKFTKPPPRYNPGSLLKRMEEAGIGTKATRADIIQTLYDRKYVRDERMVVTDLGFEVLEVLKRHCPPIVSIELTRKLEERMDKIQASEEKRENVLLDAIEILKPVVEGLKAKEKTIGEQLSNAIKRARLEERIVGPCPLCGSGMLMILYSRKTGKRFIGCTNFFKKQCNAAFPLPQRGTVRPLGRNCRGCGWPTVQVRIKGRRPWNLCFNPKCPLKEERRAVEMRNMQ